CAATGGCTTCAATTTGCTTGTACTTTGGCATTTTTCTTGATTGCCACATGCACTATGGCATACTCTCCTTATCCTTATGAATCATCAGACTCAACATACAGTAAAGTAAAAAGTGAAGACGTCAAGGTACCCTCTGAGTCGGAAAAGGAATATAAGtcatcatttttgccaaaaaatgaTCACTACAAGAAGCCAATAGTTTCAGAAGATAAGAAAGAGTCATCCATTCCCGAACAGGAAAACAAGGTGACATTCTTCCCAAAGAATGATTACTACAAGAAGCCATTAGTTTCAGAAGATAACTATAAAAAAGTACCATCCATTCCCGAACAGGAAAACAAGGTGCCATTCTTCCAAAAGAATGACTACTCTAAGAAGCCATCATTTTTCGACGATACCTACAAGAAGTCGTCATATGTTCCTGAGGTACCCTCAATGGCTAAACCAGAATATAAGGAGTCATTTTTTCCTAAATTTGACTATTTCAAAAAGCCATCAGTTTCAGAAGATAACTACAAAAAGATGTCATATGTTTCAGAGGAACCCTCGATGGCTAAACCAGAATATAAAGagtcatttttgccaaaatttgactACTTTAAGAAGTCATCAGAAGATAGCTACAAAAAGGTTCCATATGTTCCAAAGGTGCCCTCAGTGCCTAAAGAGGAATACAAGATGCCTTCTTTGCCAAAAAATGATAACTACAAGAAGCCATCAATTCCAGAAGATAACTACAAAAAGGTGTCATATGTTCCAAAGGTGCCCTCAGTGCCTAAAGAGGAATACAAGATGCCTTCTTTACCAAAAAATGATAACTACAAGAAGCCATCAATTCCAGAAGATAACTACAAAAAGGTGTCATATGTTCCAAAGGTGACCTCAGTGCCTAAAGAAGAATACAAGATGCCTTCTTTGCCAAAGAATAATTACTACAAGAAGCCATCAATTCCAGAAGATAAATACAATAAGGTGTCATCTGTTCCAGAAGTACCCTCAGTGCCTAAACCAGAATACAAGGTGCCGTCTCTGCCAAAAAATGACTACGTCAAGAAACCATCACCTTCTCCATCACCACCTCCaccatattattaaattttcatttctcatgTTGAACATGTTTCAAGATAGTCCTTCTCCCGCTCAACACATATGAGTTAGAAGGCATGTtatcaaaaattataattctttatttgtattttgaatattttccaGAGGATTGTTTATGTCAATTGAATACAAGTTCTTTTTATTAAGAGTTTATGTTGTATTTTCATCTATTCTTCCAGCAGTTGTCAATTTGTTCACTTACTATTAATAACAAAACTAATTTGGAGCATAACAACCATCAGATACTTAAAGGATTGGGTGATTTCAAGAGACAAGAGGTACGTAGGGTGCATTTCCAGATATATTACTCAAAAGAATCGACACAATTCGTCTAATATATTAGAGatggaaagaagaagaaaaacggTCTCTATTGTTATAAACATACAATTCTTGGTAGATAAAGAAATAAAGCGAACTAAGTAGTGAATCGTTTTAATCAGATAAAGAGGTATCGAGAAATAAATGTTACattatttatgattaaattgTGCATTTGATCTTATATTTGCAGAAGTTTTGAGCTCAAAGTATGAAACTTTTTAAATCCAGaacttctaaaataatattttgaaatttttttaattcaattatctttCTGGTAGGATTCAATCCTGtagaatgaaataatatttcCTCTTTGTATCAAGAACTAATCAAACCCAAAATTTTGTCATTCTTGATAATGTAAAGCATGTATGGTACTCGCAAGGGTAAGAGAGGCCAGAGATCGATTTCTATAGCCAAAGCTTTTTCACATCAGAGCGCAATTTACATCTCATGTATGATTTGCAAGATCGAACAGTGACAACTATCAATTTCTCAggaaatttctaaaaaaaaaaaagtatgctGTCATGATGTGGATTACAAAATCGTGCTAAACAAGTACATATATGACTAATGGATACCAAATAATGAACAATATTTGTTAGGCCTACACAtatatcaacttttaaaaactaatttaatcaaatttttaatatgcCAAGAAAAACAGACACAAGAACAACATTcttaaagttgaataaataattagatttaaatattgaaaatagaCAAGTCCAGCAACTGTGTATGAATTGTTCATGGCTTCCCATTATCTCATAACCTTAATTAGTGGAACaacattaacaaaaaaatgGGAAAATCACCTTCTCAGTTATGTTATATAAACTCTTAAAtccttttttctcaaaatacacaagagaaaaaaaataaaaagattatctAGGCTAAGCATACAATTCTTCTCAATGGGAAGCCAAATGAAGAAGCAATTTGCTTATGCTTTGGCATTTTTCTTGATTGCCTCATACACTATGGCATATTCACCTTATGAATCATCAGATTCAACATACAATAAAGTACCAACCACAGAAGTCAAAAGTGATGACTTCAAGGCACCCTCAGAGTCGGAAAAGGAATATAAGGAGTCATTTTTGCTGAAAAATGATTACTACAAGAAGCCATTAGTTTCAGAAGATAACTATAAGAAAGTACCCTCTGTTTCCGAACAGGAATACAAGGTGTCATTCTTGCCAAAGAATGACTACAACAAGAAGCCATTATTTTCAGAAGATAACTACAAGAAGGCGTCATATGTTCCAGAGGTACCTTCGATGGCTAAACCAGAATATAAGGAgtcattttttc
This portion of the Solanum pennellii chromosome 12, SPENNV200 genome encodes:
- the LOC107005716 gene encoding protein PELPK1-like yields the protein MRSQMKKQWLQFACTLAFFLIATCTMAYSPYPYESSDSTYSKVKSEDVKVPSESEKEYKSSFLPKNDHYKKPIVSEDKKESSIPEQENKVTFFPKNDYYKKPLVSEDNYKKVPSIPEQENKVPFFQKNDYSKKPSFFDDTYKKSSYVPEVPSMAKPEYKESFFPKFDYFKKPSVSEDNYKKMSYVSEEPSMAKPEYKESFLPKFDYFKKSSEDSYKKVPYVPKVPSVPKEEYKMPSLPKNDNYKKPSIPEDNYKKVSYVPKVPSVPKEEYKMPSLPKNDNYKKPSIPEDNYKKVSYVPKVTSVPKEEYKMPSLPKNNYYKKPSIPEDKYNKVSSVPEVPSVPKPEYKVPSLPKNDYVKKPSPSPSPPPPYY